A window of the Nisaea acidiphila genome harbors these coding sequences:
- a CDS encoding formate dehydrogenase accessory sulfurtransferase FdhD: protein MKQDIPDYLVGPHPDDPRLTRRLTGLDHEGREQEISVIMERPLTIFLNGQEIVTAMTIGDFPDYLAVGYLLNQNMLRPDDVLTGIEYDEDLELVVVRTERETNYEEKLQKKIRTSGCAQGTVFGDLMEKFEDIELPEDAVLRTSWIYALSRQINNTPSLYLEAGAIHGCVLCREDKPLIYMEDVGRHNAIDKIAGYMFLNSIDPADKIFYTTGRLTSEMVIKTVQMGIPILISRSGFTAWGVDLAREAGMTLIGRAKGKRFIALSGEERLVYDADLSSVSEEPARSARKSSVAGDAD from the coding sequence ATGAAGCAAGACATTCCGGACTATCTCGTCGGGCCACATCCGGACGACCCACGCCTGACGCGGCGCCTTACCGGCCTCGATCATGAGGGGCGGGAGCAAGAGATATCCGTCATCATGGAGCGGCCGTTGACGATTTTTCTGAACGGTCAGGAAATCGTCACCGCGATGACCATAGGCGATTTCCCGGACTATCTCGCCGTCGGCTACCTGCTGAACCAGAACATGCTCCGGCCGGACGACGTACTTACCGGTATCGAGTATGATGAGGACCTCGAGCTCGTCGTGGTTCGTACCGAACGCGAAACGAATTACGAAGAGAAACTGCAAAAGAAGATTCGCACGTCCGGCTGTGCGCAAGGCACGGTATTCGGCGATCTGATGGAGAAGTTCGAAGATATCGAGCTGCCGGAAGATGCAGTGCTTCGGACTTCCTGGATCTATGCATTGTCGCGGCAGATCAACAACACGCCGAGTCTCTATCTGGAAGCGGGCGCGATCCATGGATGCGTGCTTTGCCGCGAAGACAAGCCTCTGATCTATATGGAGGATGTGGGCCGCCACAATGCCATCGACAAGATCGCGGGCTACATGTTCCTGAACAGCATCGATCCGGCCGACAAGATTTTCTACACGACGGGGCGGCTTACCAGCGAGATGGTGATCAAGACGGTACAGATGGGGATTCCGATCCTGATTTCTCGCTCGGGTTTCACGGCCTGGGGCGTCGATCTCGCGCGCGAAGCCGGAATGACGCTGATCGGGCGGGCCAAAGGCAAGCGGTTCATTGCTCTCTCGGGCGAGGAGCGGCTTGTCTATGACGCAGACCTCTCCTCGGTCAGTGAGGAGCCGGCCCGGAGCGCGCGAAAATCAAGTGTGGCCGGCGATGCCGATTGA
- the moaA gene encoding GTP 3',8-cyclase MoaA — MLDPFGRDISYLRVSVTDRCDFRCVYCMSENMTFLPKKDLLTLEEMDRLCSTFVDLGVKKLRFTGGEPLVRRNIMTLFRNMRRHLESGALEEVTVTTNGSQLGRFAQELYDCGVRRVNVSLDTLNPEKFQKITRWGRLDQVLEGIEIARRAGLAIKINAVALKGVNDTELGDMLQWCGDNGDDMTVIEVMPMGDIGGEDRLDQYLPLSMVRAKLAERFTLKDIDYKTGGPARYVEVGETGGRLGFITPLTHNFCESCNRVRLTCTGTLYMCLGQDDAADLRAPLRESESNAPLVAAIEEAIARKPKGHDFIIDRRHNGPAVSRHMSVTGG; from the coding sequence ATGCTCGATCCGTTCGGACGCGACATCAGCTATCTCAGGGTTTCAGTAACCGACCGCTGCGATTTCCGCTGTGTCTATTGCATGTCGGAAAACATGACCTTCCTGCCGAAGAAGGACCTCCTGACACTGGAGGAGATGGACCGGCTTTGTTCAACCTTTGTCGATCTCGGGGTTAAGAAGCTCCGCTTTACCGGCGGCGAGCCCCTCGTCCGCCGCAATATCATGACGCTCTTCCGCAACATGCGACGCCATCTGGAAAGCGGAGCGCTCGAGGAAGTGACGGTCACCACGAACGGCAGTCAGCTCGGTCGCTTCGCTCAGGAACTCTATGACTGCGGCGTGCGGCGGGTGAACGTCTCGCTCGACACGCTGAATCCCGAAAAGTTCCAGAAGATTACCCGCTGGGGCCGGCTCGACCAGGTGCTCGAAGGCATCGAGATCGCCAGACGTGCGGGGCTGGCGATCAAGATCAATGCCGTCGCGCTCAAGGGCGTAAACGACACCGAACTCGGCGACATGCTGCAATGGTGTGGCGACAATGGCGACGACATGACCGTGATCGAGGTCATGCCGATGGGCGATATCGGCGGCGAGGATCGGCTTGACCAGTACCTGCCGCTCTCGATGGTCCGTGCGAAACTCGCCGAACGCTTCACGCTGAAAGATATCGACTACAAGACCGGTGGCCCCGCCCGGTACGTCGAGGTCGGGGAGACCGGCGGGCGGCTCGGTTTCATCACGCCGCTCACCCATAATTTCTGCGAGAGCTGCAACCGGGTGCGCCTCACCTGTACCGGCACGCTCTATATGTGCCTCGGTCAGGACGACGCCGCGGACCTGCGCGCGCCGCTGCGCGAGAGCGAGAGCAATGCGCCGCTCGTCGCCGCGATCGAGGAGGCCATCGCGCGCAAGCCGAAAGGCCACGATTTCATCATCGACCGCCGGCATAACGGCCCTGCGGTCAGCCGCCACATGAGCGTCACAGGCGGATAA
- a CDS encoding molybdopterin-guanine dinucleotide biosynthesis protein A — MTAIAALLLVSASLPASASSRHAGYYYPDTVSEEQYVSKAQKIPQATRESRLAFVSGVAKSVSERPYPPQRAMFAKGGDAEKLIIVSLYDDHMTTLAQARAVLALMTNVARTTKILRELQVESLFNFLDFCKMLGFTELTISDGRTYAHRFVIE; from the coding sequence ATGACGGCCATTGCGGCGCTTCTGCTTGTGTCGGCATCGCTCCCGGCGTCGGCCTCGTCGAGGCACGCGGGTTATTATTATCCGGATACCGTGAGCGAGGAGCAGTACGTCTCGAAGGCGCAGAAGATCCCCCAGGCGACGCGGGAAAGCCGCCTGGCTTTCGTTTCGGGCGTCGCGAAGAGTGTCAGCGAGCGTCCTTACCCTCCGCAGCGGGCGATGTTCGCCAAGGGAGGGGATGCGGAGAAGCTGATCATTGTCAGCCTCTACGACGACCATATGACCACGCTCGCACAAGCCCGCGCAGTCTTGGCCCTGATGACGAATGTCGCTCGAACGACAAAGATTCTCCGCGAGCTCCAGGTTGAGTCGCTCTTCAATTTTCTCGATTTCTGCAAGATGCTGGGCTTCACCGAGCTGACCATCAGCGACGGGAGAACCTACGCCCATCGTTTTGTCATCGAGTGA
- a CDS encoding NAD kinase, which translates to MKIAFTASRAPDAQEAYAALTARYGNVMHAEADVIVALGGDGQMLDTLRDNFDRPVKVFGMNRGTVGFLMNEYSPDDLEARIEAAEQVTLHPLRMDAEKENGTVEQALAINEVSMLRQTAQAAKIRITIDGTVRLEELVCDGVIVATPAGSTAYNLSAHGPIIPLGAGVLALTPISAFRPRRWRGALLPHEAKIEFEVLNPGKRPVSATADSTEVRDVVRVRVREDRSVKLTLLYDPQHNLEERVLKEQFAP; encoded by the coding sequence ATGAAGATCGCCTTCACAGCCTCCCGAGCGCCGGACGCGCAGGAAGCTTATGCCGCCCTGACAGCGCGCTACGGCAACGTGATGCATGCCGAGGCGGATGTCATCGTCGCGCTCGGCGGCGACGGCCAGATGCTGGACACGTTGCGCGACAATTTCGATCGGCCGGTGAAGGTCTTCGGCATGAACCGCGGTACCGTCGGCTTCCTGATGAACGAATACTCGCCCGACGATCTCGAAGCGCGGATCGAGGCGGCGGAACAGGTGACGCTGCACCCGCTCCGCATGGATGCGGAGAAAGAGAACGGGACCGTCGAGCAGGCGCTCGCGATCAACGAGGTCTCCATGCTGCGTCAGACGGCGCAGGCCGCAAAAATCAGGATCACCATCGACGGCACCGTGCGCCTTGAGGAGCTGGTCTGTGACGGAGTGATCGTCGCGACCCCGGCAGGAAGCACGGCTTACAACCTCTCGGCGCATGGCCCGATCATCCCCCTCGGCGCGGGTGTTCTCGCGCTGACGCCGATCAGCGCCTTCAGGCCTCGGCGCTGGCGCGGCGCCCTTCTTCCGCACGAAGCGAAGATCGAATTCGAAGTTCTCAATCCCGGCAAGCGCCCGGTCAGCGCGACTGCTGATTCGACGGAAGTCCGCGATGTCGTCCGCGTCCGCGTGCGCGAGGACCGCTCCGTCAAGCTCACCCTGCTCTACGACCCGCAACACAATCTGGAAGAGCGCGTTCTGAAAGAGCAGTTCGCGCCCTGA
- a CDS encoding arginase family protein — protein sequence MTDKPDLGALFGATPAETFLGIEKCSDPSRAEGSSAFIGAPGATPYGSVGAYCRNAPDALRKATSSLTANVDRHNFDLGGPIFPTGSRRAVDCGNLPFDEADFARNREVISDTVRKVVGSSAVPILVGGDDSVPIPMLDALAATGERYTVLQIDAHIDWRRNHMGEEYGLSSTMRRASEMPHIERILQVGARGIGSAHTDDYQDAVAWGARFFTAHDIHRDGIAPVLDLIPEGTEIVVCTDVDALDPSLVPGVIGRTPGGLAYHHVLDLFKGAAERGNIAAMDFVEYVPEADIDGLGALTTAGLIAAAMGLIARQDSHSGET from the coding sequence ATGACAGACAAGCCCGATCTCGGTGCGCTCTTCGGAGCGACGCCAGCCGAAACTTTTCTCGGCATCGAAAAATGCAGCGATCCGAGCCGCGCCGAGGGCTCTTCCGCCTTTATCGGAGCGCCCGGCGCAACGCCTTATGGATCGGTTGGCGCCTATTGCCGGAATGCACCGGATGCCCTGAGGAAGGCCACATCCTCCCTCACCGCGAATGTCGACCGGCATAATTTCGACCTCGGCGGACCGATCTTTCCGACAGGTAGCCGCCGTGCCGTGGATTGCGGCAACCTCCCGTTCGATGAAGCGGATTTTGCCCGGAACCGCGAGGTCATTTCCGACACCGTCCGGAAAGTCGTCGGCAGCAGCGCCGTTCCGATCCTCGTCGGTGGCGACGATTCCGTGCCGATTCCCATGCTCGATGCGCTCGCCGCCACCGGCGAGCGCTATACCGTACTGCAGATCGATGCCCATATCGACTGGCGGCGAAATCATATGGGGGAGGAGTACGGTCTCTCGTCGACCATGCGACGGGCGTCCGAGATGCCGCATATCGAGAGGATCCTCCAGGTCGGCGCGCGCGGCATCGGCTCCGCCCATACGGACGATTACCAGGACGCGGTCGCCTGGGGCGCGCGTTTCTTCACCGCGCACGACATTCACCGGGACGGCATCGCGCCGGTGCTGGACCTGATCCCGGAGGGAACGGAGATTGTTGTCTGCACCGATGTCGATGCGCTCGATCCGTCGCTCGTCCCAGGCGTCATCGGCCGCACCCCCGGCGGGCTCGCTTACCACCATGTGCTTGATCTTTTTAAGGGCGCAGCGGAACGCGGAAATATCGCGGCGATGGACTTCGTCGAATATGTTCCGGAAGCGGATATCGACGGCCTGGGAGCGCTGACGACCGCTGGCCTGATTGCTGCCGCCATGGGCCTCATAGCCCGGCAGGACAGCCATTCCGGGGAAACATGA
- a CDS encoding N-formylglutamate amidohydrolase, translating into MLFDSPHSGRTIPHDFVTRVSLSDLRTGEDAFVDELVSGCLGHGIGLVAAEFPRTYIDVNRGDDDIDESMLDAPWPGGAVPTDKSVRGMGLIRREILKGIPIYDGPLSVAEVERRIEEFYRPYHAAVRAGLDRLHAAHGAVWHVDWHSMKPVGAKMNVDAGAKRPDFVVSDCEGRTAAPEFVEAVAGWLRARGYSVSVNDPYKGAEMIRRFGDPSAGRHSIQIEINRALYIDTERMTRNGGFSGLKRDLDAFSAWLAGYAGERSA; encoded by the coding sequence GTGCTGTTCGACTCTCCGCATTCGGGGCGCACCATCCCGCACGACTTCGTGACCCGGGTGAGTCTTTCCGATCTTCGGACCGGGGAGGACGCCTTTGTCGACGAACTGGTTTCGGGTTGTCTCGGGCACGGGATCGGGCTTGTCGCGGCGGAGTTTCCGCGGACCTATATCGATGTGAACCGCGGCGACGACGATATCGACGAGTCCATGCTGGACGCTCCATGGCCCGGAGGCGCTGTGCCGACGGACAAGAGCGTTCGAGGCATGGGGCTGATCCGCCGCGAGATCCTCAAAGGTATCCCGATTTACGACGGGCCGCTCTCGGTCGCCGAGGTCGAGAGGCGGATCGAGGAGTTCTACCGCCCATACCATGCCGCCGTGCGGGCCGGATTGGACCGGCTTCACGCTGCGCATGGCGCCGTTTGGCATGTCGACTGGCATTCAATGAAACCGGTCGGCGCCAAGATGAATGTCGATGCAGGTGCAAAGCGGCCCGATTTCGTGGTCAGCGACTGCGAGGGGCGGACGGCGGCGCCGGAATTCGTCGAGGCGGTCGCGGGCTGGCTGAGAGCGCGCGGATATTCGGTCTCGGTGAACGATCCCTACAAAGGCGCGGAAATGATCCGCCGGTTCGGCGATCCGTCTGCCGGACGCCACTCGATCCAGATCGAAATCAACCGGGCTCTCTATATCGATACCGAGCGGATGACCCGGAATGGCGGGTTCTCTGGTCTGAAGCGGGATCTTGATGCGTTCTCGGCCTGGCTGGCCGGATATGCGGGAGAGAGGTCGGCCTAG
- a CDS encoding ABC transporter ATP-binding protein produces the protein MAMEMDKAATPIVQLDGISKRFTKHLDLAAKIGQRLGANVREETVHAVDNVSLSIADGEVVGLVGESGCGKSTLGRVVAGVHAPSDGTMFYRGRNVSDLRGAEARDAQLKIQMIFQDPMSSLNPRLRVRDIIGEAPRVHGIVSQSEVEDYVQSVMLRVGLDPSYVRRYPHQFSGGQRQRIGIARALAVKPDFLVCDESVAALDVSIQAQVLNLFMDLREDLNLTYLFISHDLGVVEHLSDRVVIMYLGRVVESAPTDELFREPNHPYTKALLDEVPRLDTRKRTFVPIKGEIPSPIDPPPGCHFHPRCPHATERCRVEQPALREIAPGRISACHLNDGL, from the coding sequence ATGGCGATGGAAATGGACAAAGCAGCGACGCCGATCGTGCAGCTCGACGGTATCTCCAAGCGCTTCACCAAGCATCTCGACCTGGCCGCGAAGATCGGGCAGCGCCTGGGGGCCAATGTGCGCGAGGAAACCGTGCATGCGGTCGATAATGTTTCGCTCTCGATCGCCGACGGCGAGGTGGTGGGGTTGGTCGGGGAGTCCGGCTGCGGCAAGTCCACGCTCGGCCGCGTGGTGGCCGGCGTGCATGCGCCGAGCGACGGGACGATGTTCTATCGCGGGCGCAATGTCTCGGATCTGCGCGGCGCGGAAGCGCGCGATGCGCAGCTGAAGATCCAGATGATCTTCCAGGATCCGATGAGTTCGCTGAACCCGCGGCTGCGCGTGCGGGACATCATCGGCGAGGCGCCTCGCGTGCACGGCATCGTTTCCCAGAGCGAGGTCGAGGATTACGTGCAGTCGGTGATGCTGCGGGTCGGGCTCGACCCGAGCTATGTCCGGCGCTATCCGCACCAGTTCTCCGGCGGTCAGCGCCAGCGCATCGGCATCGCCCGCGCGCTCGCCGTGAAGCCGGACTTCCTGGTCTGCGACGAGTCCGTCGCCGCGCTCGACGTTTCGATCCAGGCCCAGGTCCTGAACCTGTTCATGGACCTGCGCGAGGATCTGAACCTCACCTATCTCTTCATCAGCCACGATCTGGGTGTGGTCGAGCATCTCAGCGACCGAGTCGTGATCATGTATCTCGGCCGCGTAGTCGAGAGCGCGCCGACGGACGAGCTGTTCCGCGAACCGAACCATCCCTACACGAAGGCGCTTCTGGACGAGGTGCCGCGGCTGGACACGCGCAAGCGCACCTTTGTCCCGATCAAGGGCGAGATCCCGTCGCCGATCGATCCGCCGCCCGGCTGCCACTTTCATCCGCGCTGCCCGCACGCGACGGAGCGCTGCCGGGTCGAACAGCCGGCGCTCAGGGAAATCGCGCCTGGCCGAATCTCTGCCTGTCATCTGAACGATGGTCTCTGA
- a CDS encoding ABC transporter ATP-binding protein translates to MSELPTLEVRNLQTHFFTKAGVVKAVDDVSFSVGKGKILGLVGESGSGKTVTGFSILGLVDEPGRVVGGEILYRGENLVGASDERMRQLRGNNVAMIFQDPMMTLNPVLRIDTQMIEAIKAHHKVTDDEARQRARDALGQVGIPSPDERLKSYPHQFSGGMRQRVAIAIALLNKPDLIVADEPTTALDVTIQGQILYEVQKLCAETGTAMIWITHDLSVVAGLADEVAVMYAGRVVEFGEVDDVLDAPMHPYTAGLIGSVPSRNARGKRLEQIPGMTPSLLNLPAGCAFSARCGHATPTCEQAPVLSGAAGGRQIRCHHPLVAEAV, encoded by the coding sequence ATGAGCGAACTACCGACCCTCGAGGTCCGTAATCTCCAGACCCACTTCTTCACCAAGGCCGGTGTGGTGAAGGCGGTGGACGATGTCAGCTTTTCCGTCGGCAAGGGCAAGATCCTGGGCCTCGTCGGCGAGTCCGGCTCGGGCAAGACCGTGACCGGGTTCTCGATCCTCGGGCTGGTCGATGAGCCGGGCCGGGTGGTCGGCGGGGAGATCCTCTATCGGGGGGAGAATCTCGTCGGTGCCAGCGACGAGCGGATGCGCCAGCTCCGCGGCAACAACGTCGCGATGATTTTCCAGGATCCGATGATGACCCTGAACCCGGTCCTGCGTATCGACACGCAGATGATCGAGGCCATCAAGGCGCATCACAAGGTGACCGACGACGAGGCCCGCCAGCGGGCCCGCGATGCGCTGGGACAGGTCGGCATCCCGTCTCCCGACGAACGGCTGAAGAGCTATCCGCACCAGTTCTCCGGCGGCATGCGGCAGCGCGTGGCGATTGCGATCGCGCTGCTGAACAAGCCGGACCTGATCGTCGCGGACGAGCCGACGACGGCGCTCGACGTCACGATCCAGGGACAGATCCTCTACGAGGTGCAGAAGCTCTGCGCCGAAACGGGGACAGCGATGATCTGGATCACCCATGACCTTTCGGTCGTCGCCGGTCTCGCGGACGAGGTGGCGGTGATGTATGCCGGCCGCGTGGTCGAGTTCGGCGAGGTCGACGATGTGCTGGATGCGCCGATGCATCCCTATACGGCGGGCCTGATCGGTTCCGTGCCGAGCCGCAATGCGCGCGGCAAGAGACTGGAGCAGATTCCCGGGATGACGCCTTCCTTGCTGAACCTTCCGGCGGGTTGCGCCTTCTCCGCGCGTTGCGGTCACGCGACGCCGACCTGCGAACAGGCGCCAGTGCTTTCCGGTGCCGCCGGCGGACGGCAGATCCGCTGTCATCACCCGCTTGTGGCGGAGGCTGTCTGA
- a CDS encoding ABC transporter permease → MTAVQDDAGLGAAGREKKVAEVETPFRRFLSDFAENKIAVFGAFGVLLVVIIALLGPLISPTDPYDLASVTFMDNLLQPGEKMGSGVTAFLGTDGLGRDMVSAMIYGLRISLGVGIGSGIIALLIGVTFGLSAAYFGGKVDTVIMRVVDIQLSFPAILVALVLLATLGKGVDKIMVALVVVQWAYYARTVRGSALVERRREYIEAATCLGLSKPRVIFRHMLPNCMPPLIVVATMQVAHAISLEATLSFLGLGLPVTEPSLGLLISNGFEYIMSGKYWISVYPGLALLFTIVTINLVGDRLRDVLNPRLQK, encoded by the coding sequence ATGACGGCCGTTCAGGACGATGCCGGGCTCGGCGCCGCCGGGCGGGAAAAGAAAGTCGCCGAGGTGGAGACGCCGTTCCGACGTTTCCTTTCCGATTTCGCGGAAAACAAGATCGCCGTCTTCGGCGCGTTCGGTGTGCTGCTCGTGGTTATCATCGCGCTGCTCGGTCCGCTGATCTCGCCGACCGATCCGTACGATCTCGCTTCGGTGACCTTCATGGACAACCTGCTTCAGCCGGGCGAGAAGATGGGCAGCGGCGTCACGGCCTTTCTCGGTACCGACGGGCTCGGCCGGGATATGGTCAGCGCCATGATCTACGGCCTCAGGATCAGCCTCGGCGTGGGGATCGGCAGCGGTATCATCGCGCTCCTGATCGGCGTCACCTTCGGTCTCAGCGCGGCCTATTTCGGCGGCAAGGTCGATACCGTGATCATGCGCGTCGTCGATATCCAGCTGAGCTTTCCGGCGATCCTTGTGGCGCTGGTGCTGCTCGCGACCCTCGGCAAGGGCGTCGACAAGATCATGGTCGCCTTGGTTGTCGTGCAGTGGGCCTATTATGCGCGGACCGTGCGCGGCTCCGCCCTTGTGGAGCGGCGGCGCGAATATATCGAGGCGGCGACCTGTCTCGGCCTCTCCAAGCCGCGCGTGATTTTTCGTCACATGCTGCCGAACTGCATGCCGCCGCTGATCGTGGTCGCCACCATGCAGGTTGCGCACGCGATCTCCCTGGAGGCGACGCTTTCCTTCCTTGGTCTCGGCCTGCCGGTGACCGAACCCTCGCTCGGGCTGCTGATCTCGAACGGGTTCGAATACATCATGAGCGGCAAGTACTGGATCAGCGTCTATCCGGGGCTGGCCCTGCTGTTCACGATCGTCACCATCAATCTCGTGGGCGACCGTCTGCGTGACGTTCTCAATCCGCGCCTGCAGAAATAG
- a CDS encoding ABC transporter permease codes for MTVFIIRRLLQAALVVLIMSLLVFGGVFLVGDPVEMLVSDDADQAEREAIIKSMGLDLPFYMQYLRFIGNALQGDMGSSFVFQEPAMQLIVERMPATFELAFAALFIAVVIGIPLGIYAGLKPDSWVSKTIMTGSILGFSLPTFWVGIMMILLFAVMLGLLPSTGRGDTVEVLGIDISILTLDGLSHVLMPAVNLALFKLSMVIRLARAGTREVVHQDYIKFARAKGLSEARIIGVHLFKNIMIPVVTVLGLEFGGLVAFSVVTETVFAWPGMGKLLIDSINFLDRPVIVAYLMFIVMLFVVINLIVDVLYSVLDPRVRLQEMKS; via the coding sequence ATGACTGTGTTCATCATTCGCCGTCTGCTTCAGGCGGCGCTCGTCGTGCTCATTATGTCGCTCCTGGTTTTCGGCGGTGTCTTCCTTGTCGGGGATCCGGTCGAGATGCTTGTCAGCGACGATGCCGACCAGGCGGAGCGTGAGGCGATCATCAAGTCGATGGGCCTCGATCTGCCTTTCTACATGCAGTATCTGCGTTTCATCGGAAACGCGCTGCAAGGCGATATGGGCAGCTCCTTCGTGTTCCAGGAGCCGGCGATGCAGCTCATCGTCGAGCGCATGCCCGCGACCTTCGAGCTTGCCTTCGCGGCGCTCTTCATCGCCGTCGTGATCGGGATTCCGCTCGGGATCTATGCCGGCCTGAAGCCTGATTCATGGGTTTCCAAAACGATCATGACCGGGTCCATCCTAGGCTTCAGCCTGCCGACCTTCTGGGTCGGGATCATGATGATCCTGCTGTTCGCCGTGATGCTCGGTCTGCTGCCGTCCACGGGACGCGGCGACACCGTTGAGGTGCTCGGTATCGATATCAGCATCCTGACCTTGGACGGGCTGTCACATGTCCTGATGCCGGCGGTCAACCTCGCCCTCTTCAAACTGTCGATGGTGATCCGGCTGGCGCGCGCGGGGACCCGCGAAGTGGTCCACCAGGATTACATCAAGTTCGCCCGTGCAAAGGGCCTGAGCGAAGCGCGGATCATCGGCGTTCATCTCTTCAAGAACATCATGATCCCGGTTGTGACGGTGCTCGGTCTGGAATTCGGCGGCCTGGTCGCTTTCTCGGTCGTGACCGAGACCGTGTTCGCCTGGCCGGGAATGGGCAAGCTGCTGATCGACTCGATCAACTTCCTCGACCGCCCGGTGATCGTCGCCTACCTGATGTTCATCGTGATGCTGTTCGTGGTCATCAACCTCATCGTCGACGTGCTCTATTCCGTTCTGGATCCGAGGGTCCGCCTGCAGGAGATGAAATCATGA
- a CDS encoding ABC transporter substrate-binding protein: MKALRRLGLAAVALSAMTTNVLAADIVIGVRSEPSSMDPYFHNLGPNNGMIGHVFGRLVDFDSNQQIFGSIAESWKTVNDTTWEFKLRPGLKFHDGSDLTVDDVIFSFERADGYEGGNSSFRTYTKGKKLVKVDDLTLHIVTESPYPLMANDLTTILIMSSEAKGTDSTGTNKGISAKDFNDGTATVGTGPYKFVEWKKGEQIVLEKYDGYIGPIAQPWDKVTFKFIKSEPARVAALLAGDVDAIDNVPTVDVARLEKDPRVALSSGISNRVIYLHMDQFRDKSPFVTDKNGNPLDKNPLKDARVRKAISMMINRDAIVERVMEGIAIPAGQLLPKGFFGVSSNLKPDPYDPAAAKKLLAEAGWADGFGLTIHGPNDRYINDAKIAEAIGQLLTANGIPTKVVTMPKNVYFKRASKGGPDGSPEFSFVLVGWGSGTGEASSPIKSLLATHDKSKGMGASNRGRHSDPKVDDLLKQALATVDDAKRQELLAKATDIAIGENQGIIPLHYQVNTWATKKGLKYAPRTDERTTAYDFSAE, encoded by the coding sequence ATGAAGGCACTGCGCAGGCTTGGTCTTGCGGCCGTGGCGCTATCCGCTATGACCACGAATGTTCTGGCCGCCGATATCGTGATCGGCGTTCGCTCGGAACCGTCCTCTATGGACCCGTACTTCCACAATCTCGGACCGAACAACGGCATGATCGGCCATGTGTTCGGCCGTCTCGTCGATTTCGACTCCAACCAGCAGATCTTCGGCTCGATCGCCGAATCCTGGAAGACGGTCAACGACACCACCTGGGAGTTCAAACTCCGTCCGGGGCTGAAGTTCCACGACGGCTCCGACCTGACCGTCGACGACGTGATTTTCTCTTTCGAGCGCGCCGACGGCTATGAAGGCGGCAACTCCAGCTTCCGCACCTACACCAAGGGCAAGAAGCTGGTGAAGGTCGACGACCTTACGCTCCACATCGTGACGGAATCGCCCTATCCGCTGATGGCGAACGACCTGACGACGATCCTGATCATGTCGTCCGAAGCCAAGGGCACCGACAGCACCGGCACGAACAAAGGCATCTCCGCGAAGGACTTCAACGACGGCACCGCCACGGTGGGGACCGGCCCGTATAAGTTCGTCGAGTGGAAGAAGGGCGAGCAGATCGTCCTTGAGAAGTACGACGGCTATATCGGCCCGATCGCTCAACCCTGGGACAAGGTGACCTTCAAGTTCATCAAGTCCGAGCCGGCCCGTGTCGCGGCCCTGCTGGCGGGTGACGTCGATGCGATCGACAACGTGCCGACGGTCGATGTCGCGCGTCTGGAAAAGGATCCGCGCGTCGCGCTGAGCTCCGGTATCTCAAACCGCGTGATCTACCTTCACATGGACCAGTTCCGGGACAAGTCGCCTTTCGTGACTGACAAGAACGGCAACCCGCTGGACAAGAATCCGCTGAAGGACGCCCGCGTCCGCAAGGCGATTTCGATGATGATCAACCGCGACGCCATCGTGGAGCGGGTGATGGAAGGGATCGCCATTCCGGCCGGCCAGCTGCTGCCGAAAGGCTTCTTCGGCGTGTCGTCGAACCTGAAGCCGGATCCCTACGATCCTGCGGCCGCGAAGAAGCTTCTCGCGGAAGCCGGTTGGGCTGACGGGTTCGGCCTGACGATTCATGGTCCGAACGACCGTTACATCAACGACGCGAAGATCGCCGAGGCGATCGGCCAGTTGCTGACGGCCAACGGTATTCCGACCAAGGTCGTGACCATGCCGAAGAACGTCTACTTCAAGCGCGCGTCCAAGGGCGGTCCGGACGGCTCCCCGGAGTTCAGCTTCGTGCTGGTCGGCTGGGGTTCTGGCACCGGTGAGGCCTCCTCGCCGATCAAGTCGCTGCTGGCGACCCACGACAAGTCCAAGGGCATGGGCGCGTCCAACCGCGGTCGTCATTCCGATCCGAAGGTTGACGACCTGCTGAAGCAGGCGCTCGCGACGGTGGACGACGCGAAGCGGCAGGAGCTGCTGGCCAAGGCGACGGACATTGCCATCGGTGAGAACCAGGGCATCATTCCGCTGCACTATCAGGTCAACACCTGGGCCACGAAGAAGGGTCTGAAATACGCGCCGCGCACGGATGAGCGCACAACCGCGTACGATTTCAGCGCCGAATAA